AGGCGCCGGAAGGCGGCGCGGGCGGCCTCCCGCTCGCGCCGGGCCGCTCCCTCGTCGCCCGCCGCCCGCTCCGCCGCGGCGAGCAACAGCCGGGCCCGGGCCGCCTCGTAGGGGATGCCCAGCCCCAGCCAGAGCCCGAGCCCCCGCCGCAGCGGCTCCCGCGCCTCCTCGCCCCGGGCGAGCGCGAGCGCCCCGCGCGCGGTGGCGGCCGTCGCGGCGAGCAGCGGCACGCCGCGGGCCGGCTCCTCCAGCTCCACGACCGCCTCCTCGGCGGCCCGCGTCCCGCCGACCGCGAGGTGCGCCTCGGCGAGGGCGGCGAGCAGGCGGGCGCGGCCCAGGGCGTCGTGCGCGCGGTCGCTCTGGCAGTCCAGGGCCAGCCGTAGCCCCGCGAGCGCCGCGTCGGGACGGCCCTGGGCGAGGCGGAGCAGGGCGAGCCCCGGCTGGGGGACCCGGCCCAGCGCGTGCGCGCGGGCGTACGAGCGGGCCGCCTCGTCCGGGCGGCCCCGGCGGCGGCTGAGCTCCCCGACGGCGTACGCGGCGCCCGCGGCCGCGTCCAGCGCGTCCTCCAGGGCCTCCTGCCAGACCAGCCGCGCCTCCTCCTCGGTGCGCGCCCAGTCGCCGAGGAGGTCGAGCACCTCGACGTGGTGGAGGCGGAGGGGGGCGCGGAAGGGGGTGGGGGGCGAAGGGGAGGCCGCGGTGGCGGTGGCGGTGGCGGGCGGGGCGGAGCACCAGGCCATCGCCGCGTCCGTCCACGCCGCCAGGCGCCCGAACTCCGCCGCGCCCCGACAGGTGTCGAGGGCCAGGCGGTACAGGAGGCCGGTGGTCGTCCCGCTCAGCTCGCCGCGGGTCACGGGGGCCATGGCGGCGTCCAGCAGCGCGAGCCCTTCGGCCCGGCGGCCGCCGGCCAGGAGCAGGGCGCCCTCGGCCCGGCGGCTCAGGGCGAGCAGGTCGGGACTGCCGGAGCGGGCCGCGAGCCGGTGCACGCGCCGGGCGGCGGCCAGTGTGGCGGCGGGGTCGTGGTGCGCCTGGGCCTCGTCGAGGTCGGCGAGGGCGAGGAGGCACTGCTCGGGGCAGTCGGGCCGGCCGTCCAGGTGGTGCCGGGCCCGGTGCAGCCAGCCCGCGGCGGCCGCGGGCCGGCCGAGGCGCCGGTAGGCCTGGTGGAGCCACCAGGCGGTGAGCCCGGCGCCCCGCCAGTCGCCCTCGGCCACGTGGGCGGCATGGGCGCGCAGGCGGGCGGAGACCGACTCGTCGACGTGGCCGGACCACCAGGCGGAGGCGGCGAGCGCGTCGAGGTCCCCGGGCGCGAGGGGGCCGGTGGGGTGCCGGTCGGCCTCGTGCAGGAGGGCGTACGCCCCGGTCCAGTCCTCGCGGGCCGCGGCGGTGCGGGCCCGCTCGACGGCGGCCGTGCCGGTCATGGCGTCACTTCCCTTCGCGCCCTCCCGGTCCTCTCAGCGTAGGACCGGGACGGCGCGAAGGGAGCGCGCGGGGAGCGGGAAGGGCTCAGCCCAGGTCGACGCCGCTGGCGCGCAGCATCTCGTCGCGCTCGACGATCTTGACCCGCTCGCGGCCCTGCGGCTCGCCGAGCGCCTTCTCGGCGGCGTCGAGGGCGTACCAGCCCTCCCAGGTGGTGTACGCGATGCCCTTGCCCTCCAGGAAGGACACGACGGCGTCCTCCTGCGGGGACTCGGGGGCGAGGAGCCGCCCGTTGGCGTGGTCGTCGAGGAGGTTGGCGACGGTCTCGTTGGCGTCGCCCTTGGTGTGGCCGATGAGGCCGACGGGGCCGCGCCGGATCCAGCCGGTGACGTAGGTGGAGGGCAGGTGGGCGCCGCTCTCCTCGACGACCCGGCCGCCCGCGTCCGGGACGGTGCCGCTGGCGGCGTCCCAGGGCAGCTTGGGGAGCTCGTCGGAGAGGTAGCCGACGGCGCGGTAGACGGCCTGGACGTCCCAGTCGGTGGTCCGGCCGGTGCTCTTCACGTTGCCGGTGCCGTCGAGCTCGGTGCGCTCGGTGCGGAGGCCGACGACCTTGCCGTCCTCGCCGAGGATCTCGGAGGGCGACTCGAAGAAGTGCAGGAAGAGCTTGTGCGGGCGGTCGCCGGTGTCGCGGATCGCCCAGTTCTCCAGGGTCTTGGCGACCATGTCGGTCTGCTTGTTCTTGCGCCGCTCGGCGATGGAGCCCTCGTCGTAGTCGATGTCCTCGGGGTTGACGATGACCTCGATGTTCGGCGAGTGGTCGAGCTCGCGCAGCTCCATGGGGCTGAACTTGGCCTGGGCGGGGCCGCGGCGGCCGAAGACGTGGATCTCCAGGGCCTTGTTGGCCTTGAGGCCGTCGTAGACGTTCGCGGGGATCTCGGTGGGCAGCAGCTCGTCGGCGGTCTTGGCGAGGATGCGGGCCACGTCGAGGGCCACGTTGCCGACGCCGAGGACGGCGACCTTCTCGGCCTCCAGCGGCCAGGTGCGCGGGACGTCCGGGTGGCCGTCGTACCAGGAGACGAAGTCGGCGGCGCCGTAGGAGCCGTCGAGCTCGATGCCGGGGATGTCCAGGGCGCGGTCCGCGGTGGCGCCGGTGGAGAAGATCACGGCGTCGTAGAACGCGTGCAGGTCGTCCAGGTGCACGTCGGTGCCGTAGTCGACGTTGCCGAAGAGGCGGATCTGCGGCTTGTCGAGGACCTGGTGCAGGGCGGTGATGATGCCCTTGATGCGGGGGTGGTCGGGCGCGACGCCGTAGCGGATCAGGCCGAAGGGGGCGGGCATCCGCTCGAAGAGGTCGATGGACACACCCGGCTCGGTGGCGGCCTCGGACTTCAGCAGCGCGTCAGCGGCGTAGATTCCGGCGGGGCCGGCGCCGACGATCGCGACCCGGAGGGGGCGGGGCATGACGGGGTTCCCTTCGCAAGCGACGTGTCGGCGAGGGCCCGCCGCACTTAGGTCACCCTAAATAATGCGTCGCGCGCGTCGGTACCCGCCCCCGGTCTATGGCCTCATAAGGCGGACTTATGGGTTCCATAAGTCCGCCTGCCCCTTGTCGTGCCGGGTCACCTTGTCATGGAGAGGTGGTGCCGTTCCAGGCCGGTCCCTCGAAGAAGCCGAGGAAGGCGGCGACCACCGAACCGACGGCGCCGGCGGTGAAGAGAAGTCCGACGCCGAGGACGGACAGCGCCACGGCGGCGGTCCGGATGCGCCGGGCGCGGGAGCGGAGGGGCGCCACGCGGCCGGGGTCCCGGGGATCGTAGGCCGCCTCGATGTTCCACGACTGCTCGCTGCTCCGCACGGTGCGGATCACGCCGCCGGGGTCCGTGTACGCGTATCGGCCGTGCTCGCCCCGGAGTCGGATGGCGGAGGTCCGGACACCGTGCTTCCGCAGGTGCCGCTCCTCGTGCGGCTCGAACAGCAGGAATGCGCCCAGGGCCGTGATCGGGATCGCGAAGAAGGCGGACGGGATGATCGCCGTCATGGCGACCGGGTGCCCCGTGACGCCCACCAGGACGCACAGCGCGACGGCCGCGAGAGTGCCGAGGAGGGCGCCGCGCTTCAGCCCGCGGATCCAGTTCCGGTAGCTCGGCTGGTAGAGGCGCTCGCCCGAGACGAGGTCCGCCCCGTCGGCCTCCTCGGTCCGCTCCGGCAGCGCCGCGTTCACGGCCTCGGCGAAGGAGGCCGCGGCGGCCTCGTCCACGTCCCAGATCCGGTGGACGTGGCGGGTGACCGTGGCGGGCGCGGTGGTCAGCTCGATCGTGACGGTCCGCCCTTCCGCGACGACCCGGCCCACGGCCTTCAGTGGGATGTGCGTCTCCTCGTGCGGGCGGCGCACGAGCAGCGCCTCGCCCTCGGTGCGCACGACGGTGTCCTTGCCGCCGTGCAGGACGGGTATGGGCGCAGTGATCGACATGGGCGTGATCGTAGGGCGGCGAACGGCACTCCCGGGTGGGTTTTCGGGCCGCCCGCCCGTTCGCCCGGGCCGTCGGGGCGGGCCGGTGGGCGTGGTGCCGCGCAACCCGTCTCCCGGGGCGGTGGGTCGTGCGGCCCGGGCCCTGTCGGCGGGTGGAGGGCGGGAGGGGCGGCGCGTTATTGTCCACCTTGCCGATAAGGGGCGCGGGGGAAGGGGTGAGGGGCGCATGGCGGTGAAGCGGCGGAGGCGGACTCCTGAGCAGGCGCGGGGCGAGATCCTCGACGCCGCCACCGAACTCATCGCCCGGCACGGCCCCGACGGCGTCGGACTGCGCCGGGTCGCCGAGGCGGTCGGCGTCACGCACGGGCTCGTCACCCACTACTTCGGCACCTACGCCGCCCTCGTCCGCGCCGTGCTCCAGCGCGAGAGCGAGCGCAAGCGCGAGCGCGTGCGGGAGCGGCTGCGGGCCGACGGGAGCGTGCCGTACGCGGACGGCATGACCCGGGTGCTCTTCGAGATCCTCGGCGACGAGCGGTACGTCCGGCTGTGGGCCTGGACCCAGCTCCACGACGCGGAGGCCGCCCGGGCCCCCGACTCCCCGACCCACCTCTCCCGCCTCGTCGACGCCGTCGAGGCCGGCGTCCGCACCGTGCTCCCGGCCCCCGACGGGCCCGACCGCGAGCGGATCGAGATGGTCGTCCTCCTCGCCCTGTCCGGCGCCTACGGCTACGCGCTCGGCCGTCGCCACTGGCTCACCGACCTCGGCCACGACCCCGACGAGCCGGGGCGCGACGACGCCTACCGCGCCGCTCTGTCCTCCGCGCTCGCCGCCTACCTCCAAGGGTTGACGCCATGACACCGCACGACCTCGACCTCCTCGCCTCCGACCAGGAGCGGTACGCCGCCGAGGAACGGCTGCGGTCCGCCGTCGAGAACGGCCGGCTGCCGCTCGACGA
The DNA window shown above is from Streptomyces showdoensis and carries:
- a CDS encoding LuxR family transcriptional regulator, yielding MTGTAAVERARTAAAREDWTGAYALLHEADRHPTGPLAPGDLDALAASAWWSGHVDESVSARLRAHAAHVAEGDWRGAGLTAWWLHQAYRRLGRPAAAAGWLHRARHHLDGRPDCPEQCLLALADLDEAQAHHDPAATLAAARRVHRLAARSGSPDLLALSRRAEGALLLAGGRRAEGLALLDAAMAPVTRGELSGTTTGLLYRLALDTCRGAAEFGRLAAWTDAAMAWCSAPPATATATAASPSPPTPFRAPLRLHHVEVLDLLGDWARTEEEARLVWQEALEDALDAAAGAAYAVGELSRRRGRPDEAARSYARAHALGRVPQPGLALLRLAQGRPDAALAGLRLALDCQSDRAHDALGRARLLAALAEAHLAVGGTRAAEEAVVELEEPARGVPLLAATAATARGALALARGEEAREPLRRGLGLWLGLGIPYEAARARLLLAAAERAAGDEGAARREREAARAAFRRLGAVPEAYGTYGADGAHGTHGADGTHGAHEAHGSDGSDGTPGAHGAHGSDGTHGVRGTAAAGPVAASPASPAPAAPTAA
- a CDS encoding FAD-dependent oxidoreductase; this translates as MPRPLRVAIVGAGPAGIYAADALLKSEAATEPGVSIDLFERMPAPFGLIRYGVAPDHPRIKGIITALHQVLDKPQIRLFGNVDYGTDVHLDDLHAFYDAVIFSTGATADRALDIPGIELDGSYGAADFVSWYDGHPDVPRTWPLEAEKVAVLGVGNVALDVARILAKTADELLPTEIPANVYDGLKANKALEIHVFGRRGPAQAKFSPMELRELDHSPNIEVIVNPEDIDYDEGSIAERRKNKQTDMVAKTLENWAIRDTGDRPHKLFLHFFESPSEILGEDGKVVGLRTERTELDGTGNVKSTGRTTDWDVQAVYRAVGYLSDELPKLPWDAASGTVPDAGGRVVEESGAHLPSTYVTGWIRRGPVGLIGHTKGDANETVANLLDDHANGRLLAPESPQEDAVVSFLEGKGIAYTTWEGWYALDAAEKALGEPQGRERVKIVERDEMLRASGVDLG
- a CDS encoding TetR/AcrR family transcriptional regulator codes for the protein MAVKRRRRTPEQARGEILDAATELIARHGPDGVGLRRVAEAVGVTHGLVTHYFGTYAALVRAVLQRESERKRERVRERLRADGSVPYADGMTRVLFEILGDERYVRLWAWTQLHDAEAARAPDSPTHLSRLVDAVEAGVRTVLPAPDGPDRERIEMVVLLALSGAYGYALGRRHWLTDLGHDPDEPGRDDAYRAALSSALAAYLQGLTP